A stretch of the Argentina anserina chromosome 6, drPotAnse1.1, whole genome shotgun sequence genome encodes the following:
- the LOC126796877 gene encoding secreted RxLR effector protein 161-like, whose protein sequence is METCVGGEVPMSKGNKLTKNQSPKSDVEKVEMESKPYAKFVGSLMYAQVCTRPDLSFAVGILSRYQSNPGHEHWVVGKKVLRYLQRTKGHMLVYKQAKELKLVGYTDLDCAGNYPSSKKSTYGYVFVLVGGVVAWKTMKQILITTSTMQAEFIAVYEGMCETL, encoded by the coding sequence ATGGAGACCTGTGTTGGAGGAGAAGTTCCAATGTCAAAAGGTAACAAGCTTACTAAAAATCAGAGTCCAAAGAGTGATGTAGAGAAAGTTGAGATGGAGAGTAAACCTTATGCTAAGTTTGTTGGTAGTCTCATGTATGCTCAAGTTTGCACTAGACCAGATTTATCCTTTGCAGTTGGTATTTTATCTAGATATCAATCTAATCCAGGCCATGAGCACTGGGTAGTTGGCAAGAAAGTGCTTAGATATTTGCAGAGAACTAAAGGCCACATGCTAGTGTATAAACAAGCTAAGGAATTAAAGCTTGTTGGATACACTGATTTAGATTGTGCAGGAAATTATCCAAGTTCTAAGAAATCGACCTATGGATATGTTTTTGTGCTTGTAGGTGGTGTAGTTGCTTGGAAAACCATGAAGCAAATCTTGATAACTACATCTACAATGCAAGCTGAATTTATTGCAGTCTATGAAGGGATGTGTGAAACTTTATGA
- the LOC126796878 gene encoding ABC transporter B family member 9-like gives MERYETTYVREIQSNNNLRKRLEQKGRRIGGQFTTWKDSSAMEQEKKEMKINKNKSRDQDKQSVPFYKLFMFADQYDVVLMIIGSLSAIGNGLSQPLMTLVFGGLINSFGNTNPAHIVPTVSQVSLKFLYLAIGTGIAAFLQVSCWMVTGERQATRIRGLYLKTILRQDIGFFDTQTNTGEIIGRMSGDTILIQNAMGEKVGKFIQLLATFLGGFVIAFLKGWLLTLVLLSCIPALVIAGGVMSIVVSKMSTRGQRAYAEAGTIVEQTIGAIRTVASFTGEKQAIEKYNQKLKIAYNNTVQQGLATGVGLGTFMLIVFSTYGLAIWYGSKMIIEKGYNGGQVINVLFAMMSGGMSLGQTSPSLNAFTAGKAAAYKMFETIKRTPTIDPYDTTGVVLEDVKGEIELKDVYFRYPARPDVQIFAGFSLHVPSGTTTALVGQSGSGKSTVIGLVERFYDPEAGDVLIDGVNLKKLHLRSIREKIGLVSQEPNLFTTTIRHNIAYGKENATEEEIRRAMELANAAKFIDKLPKGLDTMVGGTSLSGGQKQRIAIARAILKNPRILLLDEATSALDTESERIVQDALVRLMSNRTTIVVAHRLTTIRNSDAIAVVHKGKIIEKGTHDELIKDQEGAYSQLVRLQEGAKEKDAESTGLDDGVDMDKTMLSSGSQRLSTGRSLSIESASRLSSTIRSFGTPALVNCQVTEEGDGESLGKTKVDPQERKAVSIKRLAMMNKNELPVLLLGAIAAVGHGVIFPIFGLLLSKAIKMFYEPHSVLREDSKTWAAVYVGMGCFGLVVVPVQNFLFGVAGGKLIEKIRSLTFQKVVHQQISWFDDPANSSGAIGARLSSDASTVKALVGDGLALIAQNIATIIAGLVIGFTANWKLALLILGVSPLLIMQGVLQTKFLKGFSGDAKVMYEEASQVANDAIGSIRTVASFCSEKKVMDAYEKKCEGPMKQGVRLGVVSGVGFGFSFFVMFCTNALIFYIGAILVKNGQAKFEQVFMVFFALTISAVGVSESSGMAPDSNKAKDSAASIFKILDSKPEIDSSCDEGLTLPSINGKIDLEHVSFKYPTRPDVQIFRDICLNIPSGKTVALVGESGSGKSTVIGLIERFYDPDSGRVLLDGVEISRFKINWLRQQIGLVGQEPILFNESIRTNIAYGKRGDVTEEEIIAATKASNAHSFISSLPQGYETSVGERGVQLSGGQKQRIAIARAILKNPRILLLDEATSALDAESERMVQDALDTVMVNRTTVVVAHRLTTIKGADIIAVVKNGVIAEKGSHDSLMKISNGDYASLVALHSSST, from the exons aacaagaaaagaaagagatgaAAATTAATAAGAATAAATCAAGAGATCAAGATAAGCAAAGTGTTCCATTTTACAAGCTGTTTATGTTTGCTGATCAATACGACGTCGTGTTGATGATCATCGGAAGTTTAAGTGCGATCGGAAATGGGCTATCACAGCCACTCATGACGCTAGTTTTTGGTGGCCTGATAAATAGTTTTGGAAACACCAACCCAGCTCATATTGTCCCTACTGTTTCTCAG GTGTCTCTAAAGTTTTTATACTTGGCTATTGGCACAGGCATTGCTGCATTTTTGC AGGTGTCATGTTGGATGGTAACTGGAGAAAGACAAGCCACTCGAATTCGAGGGTTGTACTTGAAAACAATTCTAAGACAAGATATTGGATTTTTCGACACTCAAACTAACACCGGAGAGATCATTGGTAGAATGTCAGGGGACACCATTCTCATTCAAAATGCCATGGGAGAAAAG GTGGGGAAGTTCATACAACTCCTTGCAACTTTTCTCGGCGGTTTTGTAATTGCATTTCTCAAAGGATGGCTTCTCACCTTGGTTTTGCTATCTTGTATTCCTGCTCTTGTCATTGCTGGTGGAGTCATGTCTATTGTCGTTTCGAAAATGTCAACACGCGGGCAGCGTGCTTATGCAGAAGCTGGCACTATAGTAGAACAAACTATTGGAGCGATCAGAACA GTTGCATCTTTTACCGGAGAGAAGCAAGcgatagaaaaatacaacCAGAAGCTTAAAATTGCTTACAATAACACGGTTCAACAAGGATTAGCTACTGGGGTTGGACTTGGTACATTCATGCTTATTGTGTTTAGCACTTATGGACTTGCCATATGGTATGGATCCAAAATGATCATTGAGAAAGGCTACAATGGGGGCCAAGTCATCAACGTTCTATTTGCAATGATGAGTGGCGGAAT GTCACTAGGACAGACATCCCCATCTCTCAATGCATTTACAGCAGGAAAAGCTGCAGCATACAAAATGTTTGAGACTATCAAGCGAACACCTACAATCGATCCTTATGATACTACTGGAGTTGTATTGGAAGATGTTAAGGGAGAAATCGAACTTAAAGATGTGTATTTCAGGTATCCTGCTAGGCCAGATGTGCAAATCTTTGCGGGATTCTCACTGCATGTTCCTAGTGGAACAACGACTGCTTTGGTTGGGCAGAGTGGAAGTGGGAAGTCAACAGTAATAGGTCTGGTAGAGAGGTTCTATGATCCAGAAGCCGGTGACGTACTAATAGATGGAGTCAATTTGAAGAAGTTGCACCTTAGATCAATAAGGGAGAAGATTGGGCTTGTAAGTCAAGAACCAAATCTTTTTACAACAACGATAAGGCATAACATAGCATATGGGAAAGAAAATGCAACTGAAGAGGAGATTAGAAGAGCCATGGAGCTAGCAAATGCAGCAAAGTTCATTGATAAGTTGCCTAAG GGGCTCGACACAATGGTAGGGGGGACATCATTATCGGGTGGACAGAAACAAAGAATTGCAATTGCTAGAGCCATTTTGAAGAACCCTAGAATTTTGCTTCTTGACGAAGCAACAAGCGCTCTGGATACCGAGTCTGAACGAATAGTTCAAGATGCGCTGGTTAGATTGATGTCAAATAGAACAACTATAGTTGTTGCTCATCGCTTGACAACGATAAGGAATTCCGATGCAATAGCAGTGGTGCATAAAGGAAAAATTATAGAAAAAG GAACCCACGACGAATTGATCAAAGATCAAGAGGGGGCTTATAGCCAACTAGTTCGCCTACAGGAGGGAGCTAAAGAAAAAGATGCAGAATCGACTGGTCTAGACGATGGTGTAGATATGGATAAGACCATGCTTAGCTCTGGCAGCCAGAGATTATCAACAGGGAGATCTTTAAGCATCGAATCGGCTAGCCGGTTGTCCTCAACTATTAGAAGCTTTGGTACTCCTGCTCTAGTTAATTGCCAAGTGACTGAAGAAGGAGATGGAGAGAGCCTTGGAAAAACTAAGGTTGATCCTCAAGAGCGTAAAGCAGTTTCCATCAAAAGGTTGGCCATGATGAATAAAAATGAGCTTCCAGTTTTGCTTCTCGGAGCGATTGCTGCAGTTGGTCATGGAGTAATATTTCCTATCTTTGGTTTACTACTCTCAAAAGCAATCAAGATGTTCTATGAACCGCATAGTGTGCTACGTGAAGACTCAAAAACATGGGCAGCAGTGTATGTTGGGATGGGTTGCTTTGGATTGGTTGTCGTTCCAGTGCAGAATTTCTTATTTGGAGTTGCGGGTGGAAAATTGATAGAGAAAATTCGATCTTTGACATTCCAAAAGGTTGTTCACCAACAAATCAGCTGGTTTGATGATCCCGCAAATTCAAG TGGTGCCATTGGTGCAAGGTTATCTTCTGATGCTTCAACCGTGAAGGCTCTTGTTGGAGACGgcttagccttgattgcacAAAATATAGCGACGATCATAGCAGGGTTGGTTATAGGTTTCACAGCTAACTGGAAGCTTGCGCTTCTCATTTTAGGCGTGTCACCATTATTGATTATGCAAGGAGTACTTCAAACCAAATTTCTTAAAGGGTTTAGTGGAGACGCTAAG GTTATGTATGAAGAAGCAAGCCAAGTGGCAAATGATGCAATTGGTAGCATTCGAACTGTTGCATCATTTTGTTCTGAAAAGAAGGTGATGGATGCTTATGAGAAGAAGTGTGAGGGTCCTATGAAGCAAGGAGTACGGCTAGGAGTAGTGAGTGGTGTAGGTTTTGGGTTCTCTTTCTTCGTAATGTTCTGTACTAATGCATTAATCTTCTACATTGGAGCTATTCTTGTGAAAAACGGGCAAGCTAAATTTGAACAAGTTTTCATG GTGTTCTTTGCTTTAACAATCTCAGCAGTAGGAGTTTCAGAATCTAGTGGTATGGCTCCTGACTCCAACAAAGCAAAAGACTCAGCAGCTTCAATATTTAAGATTCTTGACAGTAAGCCTGAGATTGACTCAAGCTGCGATGAAGGCCTAACACTACCGAGCATAAATGGAAAAATTGATCTTGAACATGTGAGCTTCAAATATCCTACACGGCCAGACGTACAGATATTTAGAGACATTTGCTTAAATATACCCTCTGGAAAG ACTGTTGCTTTGGTTGGAGAGAGTGGCAGTGGGAAGTCAACAGTGATAGGTCTCATAGAGAGATTCTACGATCCCGACTCAGGTCGTGTGCTATTAGATGGAGTGGAAATCAGTAGGTTCAAGATAAACTGGCTGAGGCAACAAATAGGTTTGGTTGGTCAAGAACCAATTCTCTTTAACGAATCCATTCGGACCAATATAGCTTATGGCAAGCGAGGAGATGTAACTGAAGAAGAGATCATTGCAGCCACAAAAGCATCAAATGCTCACAGCTTCATTTCTTCACTGCCTCAAGGGTATGAAACCTCAGTCGGGGAACGAGGGGTTCAGTTATCTGGAGGGCAGAAGCAAAGAATAGCCATTGCAAGAGCTATCCTAAAGAACCCTAGAATTCTCTTGCTCGACGAAGCTACAAGTGCATTAGATGCCGAGTCGGAACGCATGGTACAAGATGCTTTGGACACAGTAATGGTGAATAGAACAACTGTGGTCGTTGCACATCGCCTTACTACGATCAAAGGAGCAGACATTATTGCTGTGGTCAAGAATGGCGTGATTGCTGAGAAGGGTAGCCATGATTCTCTAATGAAGATCTCAAATGGTGATTATGCATCTTTGGTGGCACTTCATTCAAGCTCAACATGA